GTTCAGATCCCTGCTGGGACAGGGATCATATCGCCCCATTTACGGAACTACAGCGACAGGTCGTCATCGAACTTGAGATGATGGAACGGATGCCTGACCAGATCGATCAGCTTCCGGAACTGCTCGCCGTTGCGTATCCGTGACTTCAACTTCGGAAGGAGGTTGAGCCTGCGCCAGTCTTCATCGCTGAACTGGTCAAGGCACGGGCAGTCCGTCAACAATTCAGCGGAACTGTAAAGGATGCTCCACCACATTGGCTTCGTGAACTGTTCCTGACAGGGGCAGTTATACCAAATGCCCGGATTATGCTTGACGACCCAGAACCAGTCTCCCAAAGTGAAATCATGCATATCGATATCTGTGCTGAAATAACTGTCACTTGCCAGTAATCCGCTCCTTACAGCCGGATGATCCGGTATTTCGCAGTAATGGAGCAAAGTCGGTTGGTGTTGTAACAGTCGTTGCCACTGATGCGGGGTGAAATCTTTCCAGCACGTACACCGCCATGCAAGCGACTGCTGCTTCTCAAGAACGATGAGCCACTCGTCCGGGGTAAACTCGGAGAATGGACAGAGTTCCTGAAGCTCCGGGTGTCGGGAGACGATGCGTGCCCACTGCTTCGGAGAAAGCGGAGCGGAAACAGATGGCTCTTCGGGAGTAAAAGCTGCGCAGTTCCATTCCAGATCGAGGAAGACATTCAGTTCTTGTTCGGTCATTGCGATTTCCTTTCATTGGTTATTTGGGGATGCGGGACGAGAATACTTCCCGCTGGTGCTTGGGTGAGGAATCTTTCTGGTTGACTTTGGCAAGGTAGCTGCAACGTCGGAAACACTGATCGTATTGGCTGTTGTAGTTCGGGTCATCCTTGCGGAGCATGACGCCGTTCTCCTGCGGTTGACCTTGCCGGTTCCTCATACAATCGTCAATCAGTCCGTAGCTGGTTGCCCGTCCTGCGTCATCATGCTTCGGTGACAGGTTCAGCGTCTTCTCCCACAACCGTTCTGCCGTCTGGATGTGATCGTGGATGCTTTGGGTCTTATGTCCGTTCATCATCAATGCAACGTGATAATGCTGGTGTTTCTCTCGGGAACACTCCCGGACTGCGATATACGCCGGGTCGTAACCTGCTCTCTTACGGTTTTTGATGAAGGTCTCTTGAAACTGGCTGAAGAGTTCGTTGTCATTCGGATGCCCGTAGCCTTTGGGGAATCGGACATCATACCGCATGAAGTAGACTTTGCTGTGACGGCTGCTCATATCGGTCATGATCTGATCAATCTTTTGCAATATCGCTTCTTTACAGCCAAGCTGTTTCTCTTTGTCGGTCATGATAGGATGTCCCTGATATTGCTCCTCGTAGGTGATTCTTTCATTTCTCATGCTGCTGTCTCTCTTGCTTACTGTTTATTCTGTTTCTCTTTGTGTAGGGATGAGCCCCCTGTGATGTCTAAAGCCCTCACAGGGGGCTCATATAGGTACTACCAATTAACCTGCCTTTGATAGCGTGAAACATGCCTGCTGACGCAGGAGCTTTCGATCCGCGATCTCCTGCGTAGCGTAGATGGCGCTTTGACCGGATTATTCCCCCGCATAAGATGACGGAGATAAATAAATGATATGTGCAAGCATAATTTCACGCAGAACAGCGGAATCTCAGAGCGCGGGAGGGGGCAAACTCACAACGAAACAGAATCATCTCATTCAACGGCTTCGCTGATTTTCATCCTGTTTATGCAGGGAGTTGGATATTTGAGAAGTAAGTTTTTACCGGGTTGTGCTGGTCTGGGTTCAAGGATGGTTTATGCAAAATCCAAGTTGAACTTTGAATTTGCATCGTTGGCAGGGGAGGGGGGATGTTCTTTCAAAGGAGAGAACAGAGAGAAACAGTGGAATTGTTTGGGATTTTCTTTCAGACATTCTGCGGCTGGTGCAGCCCTGCTTTGAAAAAGAGCACGTTACAAATGGAATAAGAACCAAAATGATGTTCTAAAAATGTTCTAATTCGTGTTCTAAAAGCAATAAAAATCAGCTTGATTCAGGATGAGGCAGAGAAGTTGGTTTTGTGTTGCTTCTTGCTTGAAATTAGGGAGTTAAAATGGTAGCCCGGGCGGGAATCGAACCCACGGCCAACTGCTTAGAAGGCAGCTGCTCTATCCTCTGAGCTACCGGGCCATTATGACTGTATATAAAATACCTGCAACTTCATTTTTTTCAAGCGGAAAGCAATGGATATCTGCCGATTTTATCCGGTCGGCGTTTTTCAACGTACTGCCGTGGTGTTGGACGGCGATCCGCTTCTGACATTCGGAACTCCGGCCGGCCGAAATGCCATGGACGGTCAGGGCCTTCGGCAAGTGGGCGGAGGAGGACCCTTTTTACGGGGATTCCGTTCCCGGTTCGGGCTGTACGGTTTTCTCTCCGCCGCTTCCTGTTCGGGGTCCGGAGGCGTCTCCTTTTTGCTCTTCGCTGATTCCGCAGTACGCCCTTCTCACCGCAAGCGTCATGAGAAGCTGGACGATCAATGCCGTCAGGCCGAGCGATTCGGCGACCGGCAGGAAAACACCGTCTGGCTGCGGAAGAGATTCCCGAACAGCGTCATTGCGAGAAAGAACCCGGCTTCTGAATCTCCGCCTTGAGCTGGCCGAACAGACGGGATTTTTTTCCGGCTTGTCGTCAAAGCTTCCGTTTCAGCACGTCGAACAGCGGGGTCAGTTCGCCGGCGGTATGAGTTGTTCGCTCGGCTCCCGCTGCCGGGGCAGGGGAGGCCTGGAGCGGCTCCAGCAGCTGCACGTCATACTCCCGCGCCAGACGGCGCAGGGAGTCGAGCAGTCCGCCCATCGCATCCTCCTCGCCGGAAGCCGCCGGACCCGGCGACAGATAGACGGCGTGAAGCTTGCGGTTCGCCCGGAGTTTTTCGAGCAGGACCGCGATGTAACGGTCGCGCATCCACGGCTCGAGCGTCCCCATATGGCGGAGGCACGGCAGGATGAGCACGGCCCGGTCCGCATCGCTGGCGGCGATCCGGTCCAGCAGCCGGAACAGGCTCGACTCCAGCGGATTCTCGGAGTCGTCGTAGGGGACGAATTCGACGGTCTGCTTTTGGGCCTTGAACGCTTCGGAGGCCGTCTCCGCGACGCCGTCGGCCGCTTCGCCGATCACCAGCAGGCGGCGGTACGGAATCAGCTCTTCCCCGATTTTCCGGGGCAGCTCCCAATTCCGGATGTCGCTGAGTTTCGGGCGGCGCAGCACCAGAACTGCGCCGTCTTCTCCCGCGAGCTCTTCAAAATTGCGGCCGGAAGCCACCTGCACGATCGTCAGGCGTCTGCGGTCGAAGGTGAAGCCGGTGATGGCGAGCTCCGCATCAAGCACCCTCTCCTTCGGCGCGCCCTCCTTCGGCGGAGACGGCGGGAGCTCGATCGCATCCTTGCGGTAGATGTCCGCAGCCGCGCGGTTGAACCGTTCATCCGGCTTGCCTGCGAGACGGATGGTCCGTTTTTCCGCATCGGCGCCGTCCAGCCGGACGGCGAGCTCCGCCTCGACCTCGAACGGCAGCCGAGAGACGGTTTCTGCCATGACGGAAAGCGTTTCGTCTTCGTAGACGACCGCCGGAGCCCAGAGTCTCAGCGACAGGTCCGGGCGGAGTTCAACCAGGTCGGCCCGGTAATCCGGACGGAGGACCGGCAGTTCCGTCTCCGGGCGCTCCTTCAGCCGGAAAGAGAGCTGCTTCTCCGGCTCATCCGGCAGGACGAC
The Victivallis lenta DNA segment above includes these coding regions:
- a CDS encoding YagK/YfjJ domain-containing protein, which produces MRNERITYEEQYQGHPIMTDKEKQLGCKEAILQKIDQIMTDMSSRHSKVYFMRYDVRFPKGYGHPNDNELFSQFQETFIKNRKRAGYDPAYIAVRECSREKHQHYHVALMMNGHKTQSIHDHIQTAERLWEKTLNLSPKHDDAGRATSYGLIDDCMRNRQGQPQENGVMLRKDDPNYNSQYDQCFRRCSYLAKVNQKDSSPKHQREVFSSRIPK